One Cervus canadensis isolate Bull #8, Minnesota chromosome 1, ASM1932006v1, whole genome shotgun sequence genomic window carries:
- the PABPC4L gene encoding polyadenylate-binding protein 4-like, giving the protein MNIAAKYRQASLYVGDLHADVTEDLLFKKFSAVGPVLSIRICRDLLTRRSLGYAYVNFLQLADAQKALDTMNFDLIKGKSIRLMWSQRDAYLRKSGIGNVFIKNLDKSIDNKTLYEHFSAFGKILSSKVMSDDQGSRGYAFVHFQNQVAADRAIEEMNGALLKDCRLFVGRFKSRKDREAEFQNKAHEFTNVYIKNFGDEMDDERLKEVFSKYGKTLSVKVMTDSSGKSKGFGFVSFDRHEAAKRAVEEMNGKDINGQLLFVGRAQKKAERQAELKQMFEQLKHERFRRCQGAKLYIKNLDETIDDEKLRREFSSFGSISRVKVMQEEGRSKGFGLICFSSAEEATKAMTEMNGRILGSKPLNIALAQKP; this is encoded by the coding sequence ATGAATATAGCAGCCAAGTACCGCCAGGCGTCCTTGTACGTGGGTGACCTCCACGCGGACGTCACCGAGGACCTGCTGTTCAAGAAGTTCAGCGCCGTGGGGCCCGTGTTGTCCATCCGCATCTGCCGGGACCTGCTCACGCGCCGCTCCCTGGGCTACGCCTACGTCAACTTTCTGCAGCTGGCGGACGCCCAGAAGGCCCTGGACACCATGAACTTTGACCTGATAAAGGGCAAATCCATCCGTCTCATGTGGTCTCAACGTGACGCCTACTTAAGGAAATCTGGAATTGGGAACGTGTTCATCAAGAATCTGGACAAATCCATTGATAACAAAACCCTTTATGAACACTTTTCAGCTTTTGGGAAGATCCTGTCCTCCAAGGTGATGAGTGATGATCAGGGCTCCCGGGGCTACGCATTCGTGCACTTTCAAAACCAGGTTGCTGCCGACAGGGCCATCGAGGAGATGAACGGGGCACTGCTTAAGGACTGCAGGCTGTTCGTTGGCAGATTCAAGAGCCGCAAAGATCGAGAAGCCGAATTTCAAAACAAAGCCCATGAGTTCACCAATGTTTACATCAAAAACTTTGGAGATGAGATGGATGATGAGAGACTGAAGGAAGTTTTCAGTAAATATGGCAAAACCCTGAGTGTTAAGGTTATGACAGATTCCAGTGGAAAATCCAAAGGCTTTGGCTTTGTGAGTTTTGATCGCCATGAGGCTGCCAAAAGGGCTGTTGAAGAAATGAATGGAAAGGACATAAACGGACAGCTGCTTTTTGTAGGCCGGGCACAAAAGAAAGCAGAGCGACAGGCTGAGTTAAAGCAAATGTTTGAGCAGCTGAAACATGAAAGATTTCGGCGGTGCCAGGGTGCGAAGCTCTATATTAAGAACCTGGATGAGACCATTGATGATGAAAAACTGCGGAGGGAATTTTCTTCATTTGGATCAATTAGCAGGGTTAAGGTAATGCAGGAAGAAGGGCGAAGCAAAGGGTTTGGCTTGATCTGCTTCTCCTCTGCGGAGGAGGCCACTAAAGCAATGACTGAGATGAATGGCCGCATCTTAGGCTCCAAGCCACTCAACATCGCCCTGGCCCAGAAACCCTAG